In Cumulibacter soli, the following proteins share a genomic window:
- a CDS encoding ABC transporter permease, with amino-acid sequence MTTATVQNTTSAARRPVSRTLIAAAKGLGTVVTVLLLASFATFAMGAIAGSSPGAVALGSDATPEAIAAFDASVGFDRPLLVRYFDWLGSALTGDLGTSWFTGIPVTDSLADRLPVSLALAGFALLIAIVVGGLAGVIAGTRPRSAVDRGITLVSGALSTLPPFVAGIALIVIFSVGLGWMPSGGYMSIDAGFGTWLSFLVLPAIALSLDAACEITRQLRTGIVAAMEENYVTGAVVRGLTPRRIMFGHVLRNAAGPALAVIGLHIPRLIGGAVVTEAVFVLPGIGDLARDGAMQGDVPVVQGVLLVALALVLICNAAVNVLLERLRPSSSRGDS; translated from the coding sequence ATGACCACGGCAACGGTTCAAAACACGACGTCGGCCGCACGGCGGCCGGTCAGCAGAACCTTGATCGCGGCAGCCAAAGGGCTCGGCACGGTGGTCACGGTGTTGCTGCTAGCCAGTTTCGCCACATTCGCGATGGGGGCGATTGCAGGTAGCAGCCCGGGCGCGGTCGCGCTCGGCAGCGATGCCACCCCCGAGGCGATAGCGGCGTTCGACGCCAGTGTCGGATTCGATCGACCGCTGTTGGTGCGGTACTTCGACTGGCTCGGCTCGGCCCTGACCGGCGACCTCGGCACCTCCTGGTTCACCGGGATCCCGGTCACCGACTCGCTCGCCGACCGACTCCCCGTCAGCCTGGCGCTGGCTGGGTTCGCGCTACTGATCGCGATCGTGGTTGGTGGCCTCGCCGGCGTGATCGCCGGCACCCGCCCGCGTTCGGCCGTCGACCGCGGCATCACCTTGGTCTCGGGCGCGCTGTCCACGCTGCCGCCGTTCGTCGCCGGAATCGCGCTTATCGTGATCTTCTCGGTCGGCCTGGGCTGGATGCCGTCGGGTGGCTACATGTCGATCGACGCCGGATTCGGCACCTGGTTAAGTTTCCTTGTGCTCCCCGCGATCGCGCTGAGCCTGGACGCTGCTTGTGAGATCACCCGCCAGTTGCGCACCGGCATCGTCGCGGCGATGGAGGAGAACTACGTGACCGGCGCGGTCGTGCGTGGTCTCACCCCGCGACGGATCATGTTCGGTCACGTGCTGCGTAACGCCGCCGGCCCTGCACTGGCGGTGATCGGCCTGCACATTCCCCGGTTGATCGGCGGCGCCGTCGTCACCGAGGCAGTGTTTGTGCTGCCCGGCATCGGTGATTTGGCCCGAGACGGTGCGATGCAGGGTGATGTTCCGGTCGTGCAGGGCGTGCTGCTGGTGGCTCTGGCGCTCGTGCTGATCTGCAACGCTGCCGTCAACGTACTGCTCGAGCGGTTGCGCCCAAGTTCCTCGAGGGGGGACTCATGA